A part of Gramella sp. MAR_2010_147 genomic DNA contains:
- a CDS encoding hotdog fold thioesterase, with amino-acid sequence MTKEELLELSKKVCENTLMETLEIEFTEIGDDYLVAKMPVNSRVHQPDGVLHGGASVALAESVGSMASYVFLDTDKYFVRGIEISANHLKSIKEGWVFAKATFVHKGRTTQLFEIRITDEAANLISIVKLTTIALPKQEK; translated from the coding sequence ATGACGAAGGAAGAACTGCTAGAGCTTTCAAAAAAAGTATGTGAAAATACGCTGATGGAAACTCTTGAAATAGAATTTACTGAAATTGGCGACGATTATTTGGTGGCTAAAATGCCGGTAAATTCCAGAGTGCACCAACCGGATGGAGTTTTACATGGGGGCGCAAGTGTAGCTCTGGCAGAGAGTGTTGGCAGCATGGCCAGTTATGTTTTCCTGGACACCGATAAATATTTTGTTCGTGGAATTGAAATTTCTGCAAATCATTTGAAAAGTATTAAAGAAGGCTGGGTTTTTGCAAAAGCCACTTTTGTTCATAAAGGTAGGACTACCCAGTTATTTGAGATCAGGATTACAGATGAGGCGGCGAATCTTATTTCTATCGTAAAACTTACCACTATTGCACTTCCAAAACAAGAAAAATAA
- a CDS encoding Nramp family divalent metal transporter — MNNKSKSSILKTLGPGFLLAGAAIGVSHLVQATRAGADYGFLLLWVLILACITKYPFLEFGPRYAAGTGNHLITGYKKLGKFPYWTFILITVGSMFIIQAAVTIVTAGLAEKLFGMGWSTFTWSFIIIGICIALLLIGKYPALDKTMKAIVSLLGIATLLAVILAFGDGRLGNAIAIETPDIWNKVGIAFIISFMGWMPIPLDASVWHSIWTKEKAIGNKKKTTLKEAFFDFNVGYFAAAIIGLLFFLMGALIMFGSEMNFSGNTVEFSGQLIDLYGKTLGDWSKPLIGIAAFIAMLSTTLAVTDAFPRVISEVFSEEKSEWGKEEKWNSYKLNVFIIPILSLLILFFFTASFTVLIDLATALSFLSAPFLAWFNYKLVTCNDLKKADRPGKVYRIFSLICFVILIGFNVVYIYTLFN; from the coding sequence ATGAATAACAAATCTAAAAGCTCCATTTTAAAAACTTTAGGCCCCGGATTTCTTTTAGCCGGAGCAGCCATCGGCGTTTCTCACCTGGTTCAGGCTACCCGTGCAGGCGCAGATTATGGTTTTTTACTATTATGGGTTTTAATACTTGCCTGCATTACCAAATATCCATTTTTAGAATTTGGACCACGTTATGCCGCTGGAACAGGCAATCATTTAATTACAGGATATAAAAAACTGGGTAAATTCCCTTACTGGACTTTCATACTGATCACCGTTGGAAGTATGTTCATTATTCAGGCAGCGGTCACTATCGTAACCGCTGGTCTTGCTGAAAAATTATTCGGGATGGGCTGGTCTACGTTTACCTGGAGTTTTATCATTATTGGTATTTGTATAGCACTACTTTTAATCGGGAAATATCCCGCACTCGACAAAACTATGAAAGCCATTGTAAGCCTTCTTGGAATAGCGACTTTACTGGCTGTGATTTTAGCTTTCGGAGATGGCAGACTGGGAAATGCTATAGCCATAGAAACACCTGATATCTGGAATAAAGTAGGAATTGCGTTTATCATCTCATTTATGGGTTGGATGCCTATTCCGCTTGATGCTTCTGTATGGCATTCTATCTGGACCAAAGAAAAAGCAATTGGAAATAAAAAGAAAACTACTTTAAAAGAAGCTTTTTTTGATTTTAATGTCGGTTATTTCGCTGCGGCTATTATCGGACTTCTGTTCTTTTTAATGGGAGCTTTGATCATGTTTGGAAGCGAAATGAATTTTTCGGGAAACACGGTTGAATTTTCAGGGCAATTAATAGATCTCTACGGAAAAACTTTGGGAGACTGGAGTAAACCTTTAATTGGTATTGCAGCCTTTATTGCCATGCTTTCCACTACTCTTGCAGTAACCGATGCATTTCCCAGAGTGATTTCGGAAGTTTTTTCCGAAGAAAAATCTGAATGGGGAAAAGAAGAAAAGTGGAATAGCTATAAATTGAATGTTTTTATTATTCCCATACTTTCACTGCTCATATTATTTTTTTTCACAGCTTCCTTTACGGTTTTGATTGATTTAGCTACTGCTTTATCTTTTCTTTCAGCACCCTTTCTGGCCTGGTTTAATTATAAACTGGTTACGTGTAATGATCTTAAAAAGGCAGACAGGCCAGGTAAAGTTTACCGTATATTCAGTTTAATCTGTTTTGTGATATTAATTGGCTTTAATGTTGTTTATATCTATACACTCTTTAATTAA
- a CDS encoding DUF2853 family protein: MSKLDEKVGKYIDDVRSKIGEDNPDVDLIRKIAQAAGPSIYNADAETVSSSSESEVETVKKNFIMKKLGVTDEGKANEAVNQVLEKYGKSNRNKYRVVVYYLLTKHFKKESLFD, translated from the coding sequence ATGAGTAAACTTGATGAAAAAGTAGGTAAGTATATAGACGATGTAAGGTCTAAGATTGGAGAAGATAATCCAGATGTTGATCTTATCAGGAAAATTGCACAAGCCGCAGGCCCCAGTATTTATAATGCCGATGCTGAAACCGTATCTTCTTCCAGCGAATCTGAAGTGGAGACCGTTAAGAAAAATTTCATCATGAAAAAGCTTGGTGTTACCGATGAAGGAAAGGCAAATGAGGCAGTAAATCAGGTATTGGAGAAATATGGAAAATCTAACAGAAACAAATATAGGGTAGTGGTATACTACCTACTTACAAAGCATTTTAAGAAAGAAAGTTTATTCGATTAA
- a CDS encoding esterase, with translation MSKEKSVSYSISNTYSTLNQKTHKTKNVWLVFHGIGYLSRYFLKYFKHLNADENYIIAPQAQSKYYLNGEYRHVGSSWLTKENTETEIENMLKYLDAVFEAENLFEVENLNILGYSQGVSVATRFVARRKIECKNLIMHSGKVPQELETEDFKFLDNTHFTFIYGTEDKYLENGIIKVEEKRLHNLFPNNLRIESFKGGHEVNTELISKFA, from the coding sequence ATGAGCAAAGAGAAAAGTGTTTCTTATTCAATATCCAACACCTATTCAACCTTAAATCAGAAAACCCATAAGACTAAGAACGTGTGGCTGGTTTTTCACGGAATTGGTTATTTAAGCCGGTATTTCCTGAAGTACTTTAAGCATTTGAATGCAGATGAAAATTATATCATCGCCCCTCAGGCTCAGTCTAAATATTATTTGAATGGCGAATACCGGCATGTAGGTTCTTCATGGCTTACGAAGGAAAATACCGAAACGGAAATTGAGAATATGCTGAAGTATCTTGATGCAGTTTTTGAAGCTGAAAACTTATTTGAAGTAGAAAATTTGAATATTCTGGGATACTCACAAGGAGTTTCAGTAGCCACCAGATTCGTGGCCAGAAGAAAAATTGAGTGTAAGAATTTGATCATGCATTCCGGGAAAGTTCCGCAGGAATTAGAGACAGAAGATTTTAAATTCCTGGATAACACCCATTTTACTTTTATATACGGAACAGAGGATAAATATCTGGAAAATGGAATTATCAAAGTAGAAGAAAAGAGACTGCACAATTTATTTCCTAATAATTTAAGAATTGAAAGTTTTAAAGGCGGGCATGAAGTAAATACTGAATTGATCTCAAAATTTGCTTAA
- the menD gene encoding 2-succinyl-5-enolpyruvyl-6-hydroxy-3-cyclohexene-1-carboxylic-acid synthase: protein MKYSKIPVARSVVALCVAKDIKHVVISPGSRNAPLTIGFTHHDDITPYSIVDERCAAFFALGMAQQLKKPVALVCTSGSALLNYYPAIAEAFYSDIPLVIISADRPVERIDIGDGQTIRQKNVFENHILYSANLYSELVLENETEDTKLQQKQFEARKHNEREINLALNKAIEEKGPVHINVPFYEPLYDTVENIEVNPLQIFPEIKERHYSKNQLQNYADEWNRAERIMVIVGVAQPDAVEQEFLKKLADDPSVIVLTETTSNLHQDQFFTRIDTLIGPIEKDENKQELFEKLQPDILLTFGGMIVSKKIKSFLRNYSPKHHWHIDSKKAYNTFFCLNKHFETDVNSFFSEFFPLTKTTDSNYGAFWKNIKEKRQQRHQEYMAEIPYSDLKAVQEIYQKIPQNSILYFGNSSTIRYAQLFQWDKNLKMFCNRGTSGIDGSVSTAVGAAVSTKEPVTVITGDLSFFYDSNALWNNYIPSSFRIIVLNNHGGGIFRILPGKKNTENFERYFETTHDLKAEPLCELYNFEYSKANSEEEIQSAMQEFYSETGKPKLLEIFTPRKLNDEVLLEYFNFMKS from the coding sequence ATGAAGTATTCAAAAATTCCCGTTGCCCGCTCGGTGGTTGCGTTATGTGTGGCCAAAGATATCAAACATGTTGTGATTTCTCCAGGTTCCAGGAATGCACCGCTAACCATTGGTTTCACCCATCATGACGATATAACTCCTTACAGCATCGTGGATGAGCGTTGTGCTGCTTTTTTTGCCCTGGGAATGGCACAGCAATTAAAGAAGCCCGTGGCTTTGGTATGTACTTCAGGGTCTGCGCTTTTAAATTATTACCCGGCCATTGCGGAAGCTTTTTATAGTGATATTCCCTTAGTTATTATATCTGCTGATAGGCCCGTGGAACGAATTGATATTGGTGACGGACAAACGATCAGGCAAAAGAACGTATTTGAAAATCACATTCTTTATTCTGCTAACCTATATTCGGAATTGGTGTTGGAGAATGAAACTGAGGATACTAAACTTCAGCAGAAACAATTTGAAGCACGAAAACATAATGAACGGGAGATTAACCTTGCTTTGAATAAGGCAATCGAGGAGAAAGGACCTGTGCATATCAATGTTCCTTTTTATGAACCTCTTTATGATACCGTCGAAAATATTGAAGTGAATCCTTTACAAATATTCCCGGAGATCAAAGAAAGGCATTATTCCAAAAATCAGCTTCAGAATTATGCTGATGAATGGAATAGAGCCGAACGAATAATGGTGATCGTAGGCGTGGCTCAGCCAGATGCCGTGGAACAAGAGTTTCTAAAAAAACTTGCAGATGATCCCAGTGTGATCGTTTTAACCGAAACTACCTCTAATCTACACCAGGATCAATTTTTCACCAGGATAGACACTTTAATCGGACCTATTGAAAAAGATGAAAACAAACAGGAATTATTTGAAAAACTCCAGCCGGACATTCTATTGACTTTTGGCGGAATGATCGTTTCGAAAAAGATCAAATCCTTTCTACGAAATTACAGTCCGAAACATCACTGGCATATAGATTCTAAAAAAGCGTATAACACCTTTTTCTGTTTAAATAAACATTTTGAAACTGATGTAAATTCATTTTTTTCTGAATTCTTTCCGTTGACTAAAACCACAGATAGTAATTATGGAGCTTTCTGGAAAAATATCAAAGAGAAAAGACAGCAAAGACATCAGGAATACATGGCTGAAATTCCATATTCAGATCTTAAGGCTGTACAGGAAATTTATCAGAAAATTCCTCAAAATTCAATTCTATATTTCGGGAATAGTTCTACCATACGATACGCCCAGTTATTTCAATGGGATAAGAATTTGAAAATGTTTTGTAATCGTGGCACCAGTGGCATCGATGGAAGTGTTTCTACCGCTGTAGGAGCTGCAGTGAGCACTAAGGAGCCAGTAACGGTTATTACAGGCGATCTTAGCTTTTTCTACGATAGCAATGCTTTATGGAACAATTATATTCCTTCCAGTTTCAGGATTATCGTGCTGAATAATCATGGCGGTGGAATTTTCAGAATACTTCCGGGAAAAAAGAATACGGAAAATTTCGAGAGGTACTTTGAAACCACACATGATCTAAAAGCGGAGCCACTTTGTGAGCTTTATAATTTTGAGTATTCGAAAGCAAATTCTGAAGAAGAAATTCAATCTGCAATGCAAGAATTTTATTCAGAAACAGGAAAACCAAAACTTCTGGAGATTTTTACCCCTAGAAAGCTAAACGATGAAGTTCTCTTAGAATATTTCAATTTTATGAAATCTTAA
- a CDS encoding chorismate-binding protein, whose product MEQDDFFQELKAHLQDNNPFVVYRKPGSNKVKALMQNDKFSHKTKDLSESGFVFAPFNSEANSYLIPTDHSSCFEFQYPAETILDDRLNEFSSTIDFEYMEEDQKVHENLVQKGINAIKEGDMQKVVLSRFERVQLYDPDPIRIFKNLLNKYPQAFVYVWFHPETGYWLGATPETLLNVERNRFKTMALAGTQIFKGEIEVEWEKKEIEEQEFVTDYILKSLQKTRGVNNINATNPYSAKAGSLLHICTDISGKLDSLDDLDNLVKTLHPTPAVCGLPKQKALSFILEQEDYNREFYSGYLGELNMKTENKRNSNRRNQENQQFAAISTKTDLFVNLRCMKLKDGNARIFVGGGITKDSNAADEWMETVNKSQTMKAVLVK is encoded by the coding sequence ATGGAGCAGGATGATTTTTTTCAGGAATTAAAAGCACATTTACAGGATAATAATCCATTTGTGGTTTATAGAAAACCCGGTTCTAACAAGGTAAAAGCCTTAATGCAGAATGATAAATTTTCTCATAAAACAAAAGATCTTTCTGAAAGCGGATTCGTATTCGCTCCATTTAATTCGGAAGCTAATTCTTATTTAATCCCAACAGATCATTCTAGTTGTTTTGAATTCCAATACCCAGCCGAAACGATTTTAGATGACAGGCTTAATGAGTTTTCTTCAACCATAGATTTTGAGTATATGGAGGAGGACCAGAAAGTTCATGAAAATCTGGTTCAAAAGGGCATCAATGCGATAAAGGAAGGAGACATGCAAAAAGTGGTATTGTCCAGATTTGAGCGAGTTCAGTTATATGATCCAGATCCCATCAGGATTTTTAAGAATCTCCTGAATAAATATCCACAAGCTTTTGTTTATGTGTGGTTTCATCCTGAAACCGGTTACTGGCTGGGCGCAACTCCTGAAACACTTTTGAATGTAGAGCGAAACCGTTTCAAAACAATGGCATTGGCGGGAACTCAAATTTTTAAAGGTGAAATAGAGGTGGAGTGGGAAAAAAAAGAAATAGAAGAACAGGAATTCGTTACCGATTATATTCTGAAGTCCCTTCAAAAAACCAGGGGAGTAAACAATATAAATGCCACGAACCCATATTCAGCAAAGGCCGGTAGTTTATTGCATATTTGTACCGATATCTCAGGAAAATTAGATAGCCTTGATGATCTGGACAATCTGGTGAAAACCTTACATCCAACTCCTGCGGTTTGTGGACTACCCAAACAAAAAGCCCTTAGCTTTATTTTAGAGCAAGAAGATTATAATAGGGAGTTCTATTCGGGGTATCTCGGAGAACTGAATATGAAGACAGAAAACAAGAGAAATTCCAACCGAAGAAATCAGGAAAATCAACAATTTGCCGCCATTTCTACAAAAACTGATCTATTCGTGAATTTAAGGTGTATGAAGTTGAAGGATGGAAATGCCAGAATTTTTGTAGGCGGTGGAATTACTAAAGATTCAAACGCAGCAGATGAGTGGATGGAAACTGTGAACAAATCCCAGACCATGAAAGCGGTTCTTGTTAAATAA
- a CDS encoding S1-like domain-containing RNA-binding protein codes for MIQIGEFHELIIIRETDHGIYLENDEGDEVLLPNKYVPETWMVHDKINVFVYLDHEERPVATTLKPKIKRDQFENLKCVEVSKFGAFLDWGLEKHLFVPFKEQVIPMQKGEQYLVFCYLDLETERLAASSKVHSFLDNSVLTVKPFEEVNLLVSNHTDLGFNVIINQLHLGLIYHDEVFKTLKIGDELRGFIKKIREDNKIDITLQRPGYRSIEPNAQKILDKLKDAGGFLDLTDKSAPEDIKSRLQMSKKSFKKAIGTLYKQRLIEIRDDGILLKEDQDN; via the coding sequence ATGATCCAAATAGGTGAATTTCACGAACTAATAATTATCAGGGAGACCGATCACGGTATTTATCTTGAAAATGATGAAGGGGATGAAGTGTTACTTCCCAATAAATATGTTCCCGAAACCTGGATGGTTCATGATAAAATTAATGTTTTCGTATATCTTGATCACGAGGAAAGACCGGTAGCGACCACGCTAAAACCAAAAATAAAGCGTGACCAATTTGAAAATCTTAAATGTGTTGAGGTAAGTAAATTTGGAGCTTTTCTTGATTGGGGACTGGAGAAACACCTTTTTGTGCCTTTTAAAGAGCAGGTAATTCCTATGCAAAAAGGAGAACAATATCTTGTTTTCTGCTACCTGGATCTGGAAACTGAAAGGCTGGCCGCATCTTCAAAAGTGCATTCTTTCTTGGATAATTCTGTATTAACGGTGAAACCTTTTGAAGAGGTGAATTTACTGGTGAGTAACCATACCGATCTTGGTTTTAATGTAATTATAAATCAATTACACCTGGGTTTGATCTATCATGATGAGGTTTTTAAAACTTTAAAAATTGGTGATGAACTAAGAGGTTTCATTAAAAAAATACGGGAGGATAATAAGATAGATATTACTCTTCAAAGACCTGGATATAGGAGTATTGAACCGAATGCCCAGAAAATTTTGGATAAATTAAAGGATGCCGGTGGCTTTTTGGATCTAACTGATAAATCTGCTCCAGAAGATATTAAAAGCAGGCTCCAGATGAGTAAAAAGAGTTTTAAAAAAGCAATCGGGACGCTATATAAGCAACGTCTTATTGAAATCAGAGACGATGGAATTCTTTTAAAGGAAGACCAGGATAATTAA